gtttgtttggttgttgtttttaaaaattattatggaaaacaatttttgaaaactgatatagaaaacagtttttaagaacaatttttggtgtttccaaaaaaaaaagaaaatgaaaaaattgtgtttgggaattgaattctagaaaatagtttttgttcttaaaaaaaaaatgtttggttgagttaataaaaaagttttttagaacaagtaaaacaaaaaataagtttgaaagttgttgttgttgttttttttttcaattaataaagtattttttcaattaacttaatattataaatatataaataatttttataatcttCTTAAACAAAGAATTTTTTGAACAGTGAAAAAACATGGAGAACAATTTGTGctttaaatagtaaaaaaaaaacaataaaaacatatttttattgttttcaaaaaagtggtttttgaaaatacgggaaacacaaaaaataaaaatacacctCCTtcttcaaacatgtttttagcgttttttgttttcaaaaacaaaaaacagttatTTGAAACAACAATCAAATACGCcttaactttatattttttggcctatttttgataaaaaataaaaaagtcttcattttttctttataaaaataacattttcgtttaaaatctatataaaaataatcaaaacgatgaatgatatttatataaaaaataagttacttttaaagtaaaaacatgataaatgttaaatttacaaatttaagaattattgcaccatttttaatcaattaattctttcaaaaatgCAAGACTCGTGCTCAATTCAACTTCTATCCAAGTTGCTGCATGGAAGATTGATGTCTTCTAAATATAGGAGAGGTACCAATAGGTGAGAAAAAGTGTTGTTTTTAATTCAGGGAAACCAAATTCATAGAAAAGTATGTGGTTGTCAAAACTACTATTAGGTTTAACAATGATAAGGTATGTTGACATATCCCCACAACAcccaacaataataataaatataataaaacctAGTTTGGTCATGGAATTCAGTAGTCCCAAGACTTGtatgattttttgaaatttaggTGGAGAAGATAAACAAAGTTGTTCGGTGCATGGTCTGCTCTTCTTCGCATGCCCATCTACCATACCGTCCTAGTGCACTCCATTCAACCCATGGACCACTGCAACTTTCATGGGTgccaaatttaatattataatatttgttaaaaaatttcttaactGTCACAATtatattatgttaaaaaatatttgtaaagaaCTTTTGATAGTATATAGGACCAATCGAATAGAAATTGTCCGCTTTAACCTAAAGGGGTCattatgactttaaaatgtgtttataaGGTTAAGAAGAATCTCTACATAAATGGttgtaataacttttttttctatctGATATGAGATATCACAAACATTCTCCAATGTGGACACAACGTTCTCATTGTTGTTTTATGAGATTATGTAgaccaaacagacaaacaccttTCTTTATTCGATATAGAATTTCACAAACATTTCACAATGCAAATACAACGTACTCGTTGTATCATATAAGATTGCGGgaccaaataaacaaacactTCTTACAGGACCAAATAAACCCTCACATCGGGATCGAGGATCggttttgatattatttataacgACTTACACCAAATCATATAGGTATTATCCGTTCTAGGCCTAAAAAggttttcacatttttaaaacacgtctatataattaaaaaattttctccTATTTAATGTAAGAGATCACATAtacttcaaaatataatttatttatttattttggggtAGACACttgtatttaaagaaaatatgataaaaatgtcaattttatttaaataatttttttaaatataaaattcaattacGTTGAACACTACCCCAACTAAGCCGTCATTACAGGAACAATTATGTATATGTTCTTTTGCATAAAAtagaagacatttttttttatttttgggactTTGATTTAATGCTAAAAATTATTAGTCTATCTAATAAATTTTTCGGAGAAGGATGTTCAAAAAATTGAACGTTGCCATCTTCAAAAGTAGTCCTAATAGGCCATTCGGTAACTAGGATTCTATTAGTCATGATGAAAAGGAATCAGGTGCGGTCAGGGCCACGGTCCAGGGCGTTACCCGATGTTCTTGGTCCCAGCCGCCGGTAATAAGACTGACAGATGGGTCTAGAATTACCTGTAGTAGGGCAATTCATCGCCGATTTTCTTTTTGTCCTGGGAAAATACCTTGGCCATTATCAAATCATTGGGGGAATGGATCATCTGTACTTCCTCCAGcaaactaatttttcattttcacaatTGAAATTacttgcaaaaaaataaaaaaatatgatatatccTGTTTGGATCTATTTCTaagaagttaatttttttttttcaggtttAATAGGAGTCTCAATGCTAAGAAAACTATCCAAACAAGGTGGTAGATTTAtagaaatgtataaaatatgGTGGTGGTCTCCTGCAATTCCTGGAGTTGGGTTTATTATAATGGATGTGCATGGGCAACATGAATGAGACCTGGCCGCCCTCTACCTAAACTTCTCCTACGAAACCACACTTCACCAAACTGAGGTGACGCAGCCCAAGTCAATACCATCGAACTTTCAATCTACCCTTCTGTCACCAAAATTGGGCTGTGCCAGTGTGCTCTTCAGCAGCTTCCAATCCTCATGGACATCTTATAGGGATTAAAGCCTAGCTCCACACGTCCATATAAGCCCTACTTTTAATACTCATATACACTGCTATCATTTCCTTCTTTCAGGCTTTCAGCAGCTTCTAACTAAGCCACTGTCCACTGAATATTTTTCGATATGGGGAGCCTCCCAGTAAGTAGTCCAGTTTTTGGTTTCTGCTCAAGCTCCTTCACCTTCCATGAACATGAGTAGTAGTTTAGGTACTCCAATGTGGTAGTTCTCTTTTTTTTGCTGATGTTTGTGGTGTTTTTTTTGGTGTGGGTGTTTAGTTTACTGTTTCAGATCTTCAGACAAGTGTTAGTGGAGTTAGGAGCAACCCCACTTTGCTATGCACCCCATTGATGGGTACCACAGTGGAGCAGATGCTGACCGAGATGAGAAAAGCAAAGGAAATTGGTGCAGATATTGTGGAAATCAGGCTGGATTGTTTGAGGAACTTCAGTCCTGCACAAGATCTTCAAATTCTTATCAAACAATCTCCTTTGCCAACTCTAGTGACTTATAGGTGAATGTCAAAGTAGTTTAAATTCTAATTACAACTGATCACTCAGTCAAATCTTAAGTTTTTACCAACTGCTTCTCCAACAATGTCACACTAACGTTAAGATCGAGCATTCCACTATCCTCTCCAGTAATCTTCTAAACCCAATTGATTTGTTGCAGTTAAGTATGTGGGCTTTTTGACTAAAACCATCCAAtgggttatatatatatatatatataagattattATATAATGGTTGTTTAAAGATATCATTTCAAATTGCACCAAACATTTAACAAAGTATTTTAAAGGGTGGGCCTCAGTTCAGCACTAGAGATGTTTTAGCTTCTAAGTAACACAAAGAAAAGTTTTTCTTCATCATGTTTGAGATCCTTTCTAATGGAACCCTGCTACTTCCATGTACTTTTTTAGACCTATATGGGAGGGTGGTCAGTATGAAGGTGATGAAAACAAGCGACAAGATGCACTTCGACTCGCAATGGAACTGGGTGCAAGTTACATTGATGTTGAGCTTGAGGTTTCTTTCTCATCATAACCTTTAAAcacttcaatttccaaaaaatcattgatattttaattgCCAGTGAGACTATCAGTTCTAACACAATTTCTTGCTATGAAGTTTGTCAAATCATACATGGAAAGCTTCACTAGCTGTTCAATTTCTGTATTCATATTTGCTTAACCTATTTTATGCAAGCCTACAAACCTGGGTTACACTTTCCCTGATTTTGCAGGTTGCTCatgaattcaataattcaatttatgGGAAGAAGCCCCAAAACTTCAAAGTCATTGTTTCTTCTCACAATTTCCACAACACCCCATCTACTGAGGCTATTGGGAATCTGGTGGCCAGAATCCAAGCCAGTGGAGCTGATATAGTGAAGATCGCAACAACTGCATTAGACATCACAGATGTGGCTCGGGTTCTTCAAGTAACTGTGCATTCTCAAGTGAGTAATGTCCATCATATATAGTGCCTTACAAAGATCTGTCTAGTTTTTTATGATTCATTTGTTTAtggaatttcttcaaaaatcatAGGTTCCAACAATAGCAATTGTCATGGGGGAGAGGGGTTTGATTTCACGGTTACTTAGCCCCAAATTTGGTGGATATCTCACTTATGGTGCACTTGAAGCTGGTGCAATATCAGCTCCTGGGCAACCGACAGCCAAAGACTTGTTGGATTTGTACAACTTCAGGCTTATTAAACCCGATACCAAAGTATATGGCATCATTGGGAAGCCTGTTGGACACAGCAAGAGTCCTCTTTTGTTCAATGCAGCATTTAAGAAAGTCGGTCTTAATGCTGTTTATGTGCATTTGCTGGTGGATGATGTTGAGAAGTTCTTCAACACCTATTCAGCCCCTGATTTTATCTCTGGATGCAGGTACGTAGTCATACATTTTCTTGTTTCTAGCCATCAGAATAGCAGAGAAATGAtcacaaaaataatgaaattaatttgaattgcAGTTGTACAATCCCTCACAAGGAGGTTGCAATCAAATGCATGGATACTATTGACCCCATTGCACGGGTATATGATGATATTTAcatccctttttcttttaaacatcATCTCCCTGGTGATGCATGACTAATTCATTTCTTTGCCCAATTCTTACAGAAAATTGGAGCTATTAACAATATTGTTAGGAAACCAGATGGAAAGTTAACTGCTTTTAACACCGACTACATTGGCGCCATAGAAGCCATAGAGGATGGACTAAGAGGTctgttctatttttttcaagCTATGAAGATTCTGTTTAGCAGAGTATTCAGGCCTtctcactcattttttttcttttgctttcacAGAATCAAATGGTTCAAGCCCTGCAGTTGGCTCACCCTTAGCCGGGAAATTGTTCGTTGTCTTGGGAGCTGGTGGTGCTGGCAAGTCACTTGCTTATGGTGCTAAAGAAAAGGGAGCAAGAGTGGTAGTTGCCAACCGAACATTTGAAAGAGGTAAGAGTGCTAGCATTGCAGCATGctaataatgaaaattgaagaagCCTCTTGTACTTCCTTTTGCTGTAatagaattgaagttttgattgGTATGGTCTTTTGGGGTTCAATATCGTTGGGTGATAACTTGAGCCTTTTTGCAACTGCAGAAAGAGCTAAGGATCTAGCTGACAAAGTTGGGGGCCAAGCTTTGACCCTTGCAGAAATAGAGAACTTCCACCCAGAAGAAGGGATGATTCTTGCAAACACTACATCTGTGGGAATGAAACCGAAAATTAATGACACTCCCATTCCCAAGGTTTGCCCCATTCCCAAATGCTGTAGCCATCCATAAAATTCACTCCATTGATTTTCACTTTTCTAAGTAATAATTAGGCTTCCTTCTGTGTACTTGTTTGATTTTTGCAGCATGCTTTGAAGCATTACTCCCTAGTATTTGATGCCATATACACACCAAAAGACACTAGACTCTTGAGGGAAGCAAAAGAGAGTGGAAAAATTATAGTTTATGGGACAGAGATGTTGATCCGCCAAGGCTTTGAACAATACAAGAACTTCACTGGTTTGCCTGGTAAGACCAACTCAACAGActtaattcttttttcctttttcttttttcattttttttcctagctGACTCTGTTGTTTCAATCTCAATTTCAGCCCCTGAAGAATTGTTTAGGGAGCTTATGTCGAAACACGCATAAGAGGATATTTGCTTGGGCAGTCAGTTGTTTCAGCTGGATCTTATGTTTATACCTGACTCATTTCAGTTCCTTTACCATTTGATTAGCTATATATTCTGTCCTATGAATAAATCTTCCTTTTTAATTATGGAAGGATTTGTAATCAGCGTATTCTGAAGTTTTGTGATCCATGCTCTAGGCATGAAGATATGATCCTAGATTGAGAGGAATGGTGAGAGAAGGTTCATGTAGATGTAGTCTACCTACGTTTTTGGACAATGCTTTGTTTATTTGAGCTTGATTACTTTGGAGGGACCTTTCTTTGTTCATAAAAAACCAATTTGGCTCTCTATTGAAACTTCAGGAGCATGATGCCATAAAATCCGTACCCTTAAGGAGCCAGTAGAGGACCTCATCATTGGCTTACGATTTGAACCCAACACATTTTTCATGGTTTCGAGtaagtaaaataaattcaatgtaaaaaataaaatgttaagaacaagtttattataaaaagtgaatttgttttttgaaaaaataaatttatgtaaaaGTAAAACCGATGAAAAgagtcatatttttatttttattttttaaataattattttttaataatgcttttttaaaaatgatatatatatatatatatatatatatatatatatatatatatatatatttaaaaaaatcattaaattagtTTCTTATATATCAAGCTAGCATCTCCTTGTAAGTTATCCACAATGGTAGACAATTGATGACCAAGAGACAAATGAGACAATAGTTTGAGGGTTAAATTGTTGGCATGTTAAACTACGTACCCTCATCCAAATTAATCATCTTTTTAGATAATGGGtagttcacattttttttaaaacttaattttagaCCCTCACTctacatatttcaaaatttgtgtctcaattttttaattgatacatgtttatttattttaattttttgaagaatattttataaaatatttcttatattgatatgttataaaataaaattttcttatggcataataaaaataatgaggaatatatctctataaatattctatggGAGGGGAAAAAGTTACGAAATGGATGTAGAGATGTAAAATGTATACCGAGTagttagaaatataaaaaataatgaaagataTATAATAAGGTAAGGAAacaaacatgaaatattttagagCTCAACATTGATATCCATTTTGTTGTCAtctatagtatttttttataacattgtGAAATAATTCTCTTTCATTCATGAATATAAACATGATTGATTAAACCATGTTAATATCTTATATATGTTtgtgtataaattattttttccttatattctTGAACTAATATATATGTTAGCATTAAAGTTTTTGCTACACTTGAAATGTTAAGGGcatgtttgacaactatttttaagagcagttttttgttctttagaataaaaaaattagaaaaatatatttagtaactaaaaattgttttctattttctattcttgagaaaaaaaaaaaaggtttttagataacatcttttaattgttgttttaacttgttttctaagagttgttttaaaaaataattacacaaaCATGTTCAATGATTAAACATAAAACATTaggcataaaaattattttttaaaacatatttaaaaagtattaaaaacgggttaaaaacattttaggtttccaaataaacttttgttctataaaacattaacgaatcactttcaaaaattattttatagagttgtttttaaaaacaagtacCAAACAGACCCTAACAATGCCAATAGAACAATAAAACTCGAACATCAAGTAAAACTACTATTCACTCTAAAGTTTAAATTATTGGGATAACCTATGATACTATTCACTCTAAAGTATAAATTATTGGGATACCATGTGAttcaaacaatattttttatggccATGGCTTTAATtaacaaatttggaaaaacCTCTACTACCAGGTTTAGTCCACCACCCACTCCACTCTCCTTACCTTCCTCACTGTAAATGTTAGGTTTGTTTTGAATGTTTGGCAGTCACACCTCTATTTCTAATCAAGAATGTTAGATTGGTTAATTCCCAATGTGCACATCAAGTTGGAtgcttttagtttaaaaaatcagGTTTAGCAGCTACTACCACAAAGACAGCTATAGCTTcacatataatattaatttgatgttGCCATTGGATGCCTTCAACCTTATATCCATTTAGGTGTATATGCACATTTGTGGGTCCATACTCCATGGTAATGTTGCATCAAGGTATTAATTAGTCATCTATTTTAGACCAACAGTGTTTACCAATGCCTGATCATATATCACTCTCAAACACAACTACAAATGCACTGAATTTAATGCacccatttttaattattttagttaagggataaacaaatttattagtAGAGTTATTTATACTATTGAACATTATTGGGGAAAAAGCTTAAATCAATGGGTAAGgtatctaaaagaaaatttgacaaaaaaaagaagagtaaAATAGCACATGTAACTAAAAGTTTGTTTGTGAGTAATATTTATAGGATTAAATGGAGttcctaatataaaaattggttttttttttcccctttttacaAGAATTATGTGttgttaaaattgtttttgcCTTTTGGCCTCTAACAACTCTCTGCACTTCATTAAATGCTCAAATGACTAGTATGCATATAATGATTATGTTCAACCTAAAGGTACATCCACAAGTGAACACAACAAAAGACTCCCATTATTTTTCAAGTAGATTACAATTTTAGaactttcaaatttcaaagatCTAATTACACCAAAAAATGACTCtctttcattaaaaatttatttttatatttttcctaattATATAAGTACATTTTATTAAGGGAAATAATGATATACACAAAATGACAtaacataaataattaagaaGAAGACAAATTGATAGAATGAGAAAATGGAAATATTCAAGAACAAAGAATGAAGCG
Above is a genomic segment from Vitis riparia cultivar Riparia Gloire de Montpellier isolate 1030 chromosome 14, EGFV_Vit.rip_1.0, whole genome shotgun sequence containing:
- the LOC117931181 gene encoding bifunctional 3-dehydroquinate dehydratase/shikimate dehydrogenase, chloroplastic-like, which translates into the protein MGSLPFTVSDLQTSVSGVRSNPTLLCTPLMGTTVEQMLTEMRKAKEIGADIVEIRLDCLRNFSPAQDLQILIKQSPLPTLVTYRPIWEGGQYEGDENKRQDALRLAMELGASYIDVELEVAHEFNNSIYGKKPQNFKVIVSSHNFHNTPSTEAIGNLVARIQASGADIVKIATTALDITDVARVLQVTVHSQVPTIAIVMGERGLISRLLSPKFGGYLTYGALEAGAISAPGQPTAKDLLDLYNFRLIKPDTKVYGIIGKPVGHSKSPLLFNAAFKKVGLNAVYVHLLVDDVEKFFNTYSAPDFISGCSCTIPHKEVAIKCMDTIDPIARKIGAINNIVRKPDGKLTAFNTDYIGAIEAIEDGLRESNGSSPAVGSPLAGKLFVVLGAGGAGKSLAYGAKEKGARVVVANRTFERAKDLADKVGGQALTLAEIENFHPEEGMILANTTSVGMKPKINDTPIPKHALKHYSLVFDAIYTPKDTRLLREAKESGKIIVYGTEMLIRQGFEQYKNFTGLPAPEELFRELMSKHA